From a single Sulfolobus sp. E5-1-F genomic region:
- a CDS encoding sulfocyanin, translating to MKISRIGLVILGISIIILIIGGAFFGMAATSHHPAPSSSHITTYTTTTSTSTSMSSSTTTTSTSSSSGAVWG from the coding sequence ATGAAAATAAGTAGAATTGGACTTGTAATACTAGGAATTTCTATAATAATTCTGATAATTGGTGGGGCATTTTTTGGAATGGCAGCTACATCCCATCATCCAGCACCTTCGTCAAGTCATATAACAACATATACCACTACTACTAGTACATCAACCAGTATGTCATCTTCTACTACTACCACTTCAACATCGAGTTCTAGTGGAGCGGTATGGGGTTGA